The stretch of DNA GAACGCCTTGACGGACGTCGCCGTCCGCTCACGCTCCCAACATTCTTTGAAATCGCCGCGTAACACTCGCTGAGCAGGTCTGCGAGCATTGTCCCAAGCAAACGCCAAGACCAGCTCACTTCTCAAACTGGCTTGACTAGACAGTACCCCTCACTGGTAACGGTATTCGTAGGTGACAATATCCGTTCGACAGTTGCGTACGAGAGTGATCAGGAGTCGCGACCTAATTCAACACCCAGAAGCGGTAGTTGAGATAGGCGGCGAAGGAGACCCACAGGAGATACGGGACGAGGAGGAGAGCTGCCCGTCGATCAACGCGGTCGAATGCCCACATTGTTGCGACGATGAGTAGCCAGAGCAGTCCGATCACGGCCAGCCCCCAGCCGATCTCCTGCATACCGAAGAAGACTACCGACCATCCCACGTTGAAAGCGAAGTGAACCACGAATACGCCGAACCCGACCCGGGCTTCGCGAGGTGACGAATCGAGTCGTCGCCAGACGAGCCATAGCGCGACTCCGATGAGTGCGAACAGGGCCGTCCAAACGGGACCGAATACCCAGTTCGGTGGCGCAAGCATCGGCCGCTGAAGGGTGTCGTACCACGTGCCGAGACCTTGTGCCGTGAAGATGGACCCGGAAGCCCCGACGATTTCGACAGTCAGGATGGTGATTGCGAGCGCGAGGATCGGGCGATGGCGTGGAAACCGGCGAAAACGGGACACAAGTGATGCCATATGATCCGATTAGGGCTCTCGACTCAAAAGTACGGACGTCGAATCCTGGCCGCGGTCGACGTTCTCTCAGAAGAAATTTCTCCATACCTCAACAACAGATCGTTACACCCACTTTCCGCACACAGGCACGCGATTCCGCCCTCGTCATCCGGCGACCTGTGCTATCGCGACGGCTTCCCGGTAGCAGGCGACGGCCAGCAACAGATACCCGCCGACCAGGACCGCCAACTCACGGCGTGTCAGCGACCAGTCCCTCGGGGAACGTACTCTTTCGAACTCCTCCTTCCACCGGGGGCCGGATTCCTGATGCCACAGCATTACGCCCCGCGTCGCGACCACGATCGCGACGAGCGCCGTGATCTCCATCGGCCCGCTTCGTTCGACGAGCACGGCCAGCGACGGTGCGATTCGCTCACCCGTCCCGATGGCAAGCGATCCGGTCCCCCAGACTGCCCCGTACCAAGGCGCTTGGACGACCTCGATGACGTATCCCATCGGTGTGTTCACCGACCGGAGCGTGTTCGCGCCGATCGCGATCAGGGAGACCCCGACGTTCCACCCGAACAGCCACAGGAATTCTCGCGTGATACTCCCTGCGTATCCAGTGGCTGCGCCCGGATTTCCGCCGCGTAACAGCTCCTGGGGAAGCAAGAGGTAGCTGAGAATCCAAGCCGCCGTGAACACGCTCGCGACGACGACCCACAGCGAAACGAACCGGACGAGAACGTCGTCGTGGTTGACATACCACCCGATTCGTTCCGAGACCCGACTGACCGGCCCGGTCGCGTTCGACGCCGCCATACGGGCAGCCATCACGCACCGTTAACAAATATAGTAGCGGGTTGGACGATCAGGGCCAAGGACGTCCCAGCAATGGTGACAAGGGCGACGACGGAGACGGTGAGCGTCGTGACGAGAAGTCCAAGTCCGAGAATCGTCGTCGCACCCGCGACACCCCCCGAAGAGGTAGTAGTTCAGGAGCGCGTTGCCGCCCGCGTGCAAGAGTATCGCCGGCAGGACGCTCCCGTCGGATCGGTTCGTGAGCCACGTCGATAGGATCGAGAGTTCGACGAGCTAGAGCAGAGAGAGGCCGAGTGGAAGCGTCTGTTGGATGGTGCCCGGAA from Halobellus litoreus encodes:
- a CDS encoding TspO/MBR family protein — protein: MASLVSRFRRFPRHRPILALAITILTVEIVGASGSIFTAQGLGTWYDTLQRPMLAPPNWVFGPVWTALFALIGVALWLVWRRLDSSPREARVGFGVFVVHFAFNVGWSVVFFGMQEIGWGLAVIGLLWLLIVATMWAFDRVDRRAALLLVPYLLWVSFAAYLNYRFWVLN